The Desulfomicrobium orale DSM 12838 genome includes a window with the following:
- a CDS encoding TIGR00730 family Rossman fold protein produces MKRICVNCGSNPGFAPVYMEMAEWLGAVLAGRDIELVYGGAETGLMGRIADTVLRAGGRVTGIIPRSFAHRVSHRGLTELRVVDSMHERKMAMFGLSDGFIALPGGFGTIEEMTELLTWSQLGLNRKPCGLINVNGYFDALLSFFDGATAAGFIKEPHRRMLLEDSTPEGLLDKLLAYEVPAVDKWMKTR; encoded by the coding sequence ATGAAACGAATATGCGTGAATTGCGGCTCCAACCCCGGCTTTGCCCCCGTTTACATGGAGATGGCCGAATGGTTGGGCGCCGTGCTGGCCGGGCGGGATATCGAGCTCGTGTACGGCGGGGCAGAGACCGGCCTCATGGGCCGAATCGCCGACACCGTTCTGCGTGCGGGCGGGCGGGTCACCGGAATCATCCCCAGATCCTTCGCGCACAGGGTTTCCCATCGGGGCCTGACGGAACTGCGCGTCGTTGACTCCATGCACGAAAGAAAGATGGCCATGTTCGGGCTGTCCGACGGATTCATCGCCCTGCCCGGAGGATTCGGCACCATAGAAGAAATGACGGAACTGCTGACTTGGTCCCAGCTCGGGCTGAACAGAAAACCGTGCGGGCTTATCAATGTAAACGGATATTTCGACGCGCTGCTGTCGTTTTTCGACGGTGCGACGGCCGCAGGATTCATCAAGGAACCCCACAGGCGGATGCTTCTGGAAGACTCCACCCCCGAGGGACTGCTGGACAAACTCCTCGCCTATGAAGTTCCGGCCGTGGACAAATGGATGAAGACGAGATGA